The Moorena producens PAL-8-15-08-1 genomic interval TGAGTGCTGTGGTCTCACCTGAGCTAATCTGGCTTGGAGGCGGGGTTTTGTCTCGGGTGTTCCTGATTGCCAATGCCTTGCTCTGTTTTGGACTAGCTTATTTAGCAGTTCAAGGGGAGAAACAATCAGCATGACGATCAGCATCACAGGCGTGATTGAGCGCAAAGAGATGGGGTCAGGAGTCTGGGCACTGGTTTCTGACTCAGGGGGGGAAACCTATGAACTCAAGGACACTCCCGCACAGTTAAAGCAATCGGGACTGAAGGTCACGGTTACAGGAGAGGTGCGAGAGGATGTGATGACCTTTGCGATGATTGGTCCGGTTTTGGAGATCAAGTCTTTTGAGTTACTCCTTTGAGTATCTTACCTATTGAAGGAAGACAATCAGGATGTAACTATTCAGGTATCAGCCTATTTACCCATCACTCCATCAGTCATTGACCCTAGCTCCCTAAAAGCTATGCTCAAAAATCATCTACCTATGGGGTGAAATCCCAAGACTCGGTAATTACCGAGTCTTGTCAAAATCTTTACAAAAACCATAATAAAGCTCAAACAATACACCTAGAGCTTCTCCCTAACACTGACAAACTGGTTAATACCAAGGATTAGGCAGTGTTGACGTAAATTAGCAAAGTTGAGGGTCAGGCTGACTAAAATGCTCTGCAGACAGTGATGACACCCCAAAGGAGTATCTTGGGGAAAATTTCAGATGTTAAGCTAGTTGATAACACGCTTATCATAGTATTGATAAACCTACACCCTAATCCTTTCTCCTGGAAACCTTACTGATTCAGTAAATCCAATTCTGGGTATGAGTACCGATTCCCAAAGGGTAAAATAGCTGGTTGCTAAAGCAATTTAACCTGTTTTAAGTGCTTAAGACCGTGTCTTGATGCAAAGCGCGAGTGGGGGAAACCACGGCAGTCGCTCATGGGGGGAACCCCCCCAGGTCGGCGCTACCTCCCCAAGACCGCACCGGTAGTCGCTCATGGGGGAACATGAAGGCGCTACCTCCCTGCATCGCTTGATCAGTTCGTGTTTAGAGGAAAAGGAAAAAGCAAACTAATCTATAGAGATGGCTAGATAGAGTGGGTAATACCTTACCACCCAGCGATGCAGCGCGGTCTTGGGGGTTTCCCCCATGAGCGACTGCATCAAGAAGTGAAAAAAAATCCCCAGCTCACCAAAGTGAACCGGGGGTGTCAATCAGGGTGCATCTACCATTTCACTTTTCCGAGATTGGTGATAGCAATCCGGAAAAATCTGGGTAAAGTGGCACCCAAATGCTGGAATTAGGAAATTTTCTGATTCAAAACAATTAACAGAGTATGCCTTGGAAACCTTAAATAAAAAACGGCATCAATACCATGAGCCAACAAGAATTTTCCCCTAAAGGAATACTCCTCAATAAGCAAATAGTCAACAAATATTCAATATTCAAGAATTTTTAAACCTTCAGCCAACGCTCGTAACTATGAGCAAAATTGATCCCTTGAAATTGAGCAAAATTGGGCAACAGTGGCACAGGAATTCCATATCTCCGTAACCCCCTTAGGAAAACATGATGATTATCTGGTGCGCATCGAACGAGTGGCACCGGGAGTCTCATTGGCAGAAGAACAAGTCAGTTGGCCGGTAGAAGAATGGTTAACCCAGGCCAAGCAACTGATGAATGACCCCCTATTTAGTGTCCTGCAGGGTAGGGCAGCTGGGGTGGATGGCAGTTTTGCCATGCCATCTTGGGGAGAACCGTACTCTCAATCCTCTTTAAACTTAGTTGCCTTGGGTCAAGAGCTATACAATGCCCTATTTAAAGGAAGCTTGCGCGATAGCTGGATGATGGCGCAAGCGATCGCTCAAAATCAAAGGTCGGTTTTGCGACTGCGTCTGGGATTGAAAGGTACAGAATTACCCCGCCTACCTTGGGAAGTCCTCCATGCTGGGGATCGTCCCCTAGCCACAGGGACTGATGTGGCTTTCTCTCGCTACCAGATGACCAAAGGGTTGATTAGACCAGTTCCGAAGCCTTTGTCTCCACCGAATCAACCTCTGAAAATTTTGATGGTGATCGCCGGTCCAAGTGATCAAGAAAGTTTAGAACTCTTACAAGAAGCATCTCACCTGAAAGAAGAACTCCGCCATCGTTCACCCAATGGACCACCAGCGATTCATCTGACAATTTTGGAACAGCCAGGACGGGAACAGTTAACCCAAGCCCTGGAACAAGGAAAATATCAAGTCTTCCACTATGCTGGTCACTCTAACCTAGGGGAATCAGGTGGTGATGTCTACCTGGTTAGTAAAAAAACTGGTTTGACAGAGACCTTAAGGGGTGATGATCTAGCTGGATTGTTAGTTAATAATGGTGTCCAGCTGGCTGTATTCAACTCCTGTCGTGGTGCTCATACAGCTGCTTCACATACCCAGGAAAACGGTAACGATCAAAATCTTGCTCAAGCACTGGTTAAGCGCGGTATTCCTGGGGTTCTAGCCATGGCAGAGCGCATTCCCGATGAGGTAGCCCTGACCCTAACCAGACTATTATACCGTAACATCAACCAGGGTTACCCCATTGACCTCAGCCTCTCGCGAGCTAGACAAGGACTGATTTCTGCTTATGGCTCGAACCAGCTTTATTGGGCATTACCTGTTCTTTATCTGCATCCGGCATTTGATGGTTTCCTGACCAATGATGACCACAGTTATGACCGAACTCAAATATTTAGTCTGCCCGATCCTCCTGGAATGTCTGTAGGGTTAGACCCAGAAGAGGGTTTTTTTACGCCACCACAAGATAGAGATTATACCACATTATCAGAATTTGAGGAAGATTCAGCTCTTGTCCCTAGGGCAGAAGCTCAGTATGAGGATGAAAGTGTCACTGGTGTAACACCGGGTTTAGAATCCCATGAACTAGAAGCAGACGATCCCGCTGCTTTCATTAAGGGATTGCTGGATCAGCTGAATACAGAGGCGATTGGTGAGGAATCAACAATAGCAGCATCGAATTCAGAGGGGTTATCCGAAAACCCTTACTCAGAGGCTGCTCAGAAGAACCTACCAGTCCATAGCCCAAGCCAACTCCCTGCTCCTTTGAAAGCTTCAGCCGCAACCCTGACACCGGCGTCTACGGAGGGCTCAACCCAATTAGCTCCAAAGCGTGAGGATACTACGGCAGAAGTTGAGGCTAAAAAGGTCACTAATCCTAAACACAAGGGTTTAAGGTTACCACGTTCACCACTGTGGATCGGACTAGGAGCAACGGGAACTCTTGCCTTGGTACTGGTGAGCATGTGGTTTTTCCAGAACCCTCCTAGTCCTGGGCTAGGCAGACAATTACCACCAGGTCTGTCCAAACCTGTT includes:
- a CDS encoding CHAT domain-containing protein; amino-acid sequence: MAQEFHISVTPLGKHDDYLVRIERVAPGVSLAEEQVSWPVEEWLTQAKQLMNDPLFSVLQGRAAGVDGSFAMPSWGEPYSQSSLNLVALGQELYNALFKGSLRDSWMMAQAIAQNQRSVLRLRLGLKGTELPRLPWEVLHAGDRPLATGTDVAFSRYQMTKGLIRPVPKPLSPPNQPLKILMVIAGPSDQESLELLQEASHLKEELRHRSPNGPPAIHLTILEQPGREQLTQALEQGKYQVFHYAGHSNLGESGGDVYLVSKKTGLTETLRGDDLAGLLVNNGVQLAVFNSCRGAHTAASHTQENGNDQNLAQALVKRGIPGVLAMAERIPDEVALTLTRLLYRNINQGYPIDLSLSRARQGLISAYGSNQLYWALPVLYLHPAFDGFLTNDDHSYDRTQIFSLPDPPGMSVGLDPEEGFFTPPQDRDYTTLSEFEEDSALVPRAEAQYEDESVTGVTPGLESHELEADDPAAFIKGLLDQLNTEAIGEESTIAASNSEGLSENPYSEAAQKNLPVHSPSQLPAPLKASAATLTPASTEGSTQLAPKREDTTAEVEAKKVTNPKHKGLRLPRSPLWIGLGATGTLALVLVSMWFFQNPPSPGLGRQLPPGLSKPVDYSNVNLTKANTKTVTAIAIEAFSEDNIIRGTEAVRALLDRGALPQASAALKEVPSAKLNQSMVSFLRGRLAWQSIQTGSDEYSLDDVRRYWERAVKQKPDSWTYRNALGFAYYAEGKYERANQAWYDALYRSSNGKSTIVGSEKSSNSPKWNTYAGLGLGLWKSAQQQNGSKRASLSQQSLKLRQQVIANDPINFQPDALSKNWLWSQQAIKDWQSLLEVRTSNN